A region from the Plasmodium berghei ANKA genome assembly, chromosome: 9 genome encodes:
- a CDS encoding conserved oligomeric Golgi complex subunit 2, putative yields MITEKEDMKVKNENELNLEYRIYTKHELSKSENIVKIMSNSMDYVIQCCKYKPIEEIKNDLEIMKKTINNDVIKILNNNSQEFMLLPSHLHNIENIIPVLKKEINISNMYVKKLLNEINKINKNRNNIFMNKINIFYIRHILKYNLEIEQLLNKLQACIYTFEKLNLYIQLVNFKRGIEQNTNEINNNLLKSEKNNNSYMIYYLSEKIINLAKGIWKIKAMLYNNYKRIKKIANTMDDMNILILKYGTLSNCPDKIVNITQNYSFQYLNNYLININNQIVKLLEQISFVFFKIAKNVIIQNFEEDFFFNQSINHILSSYYLLNSFDIFIRQFQDIFFVHTDFSTYDKFLEYIKIKIIDNKFVNEISSRLDEIDQSINFFRKGIVEKILEIIKTHFNDIFLLRYCDVFIENYIKTLNFLNDIKNKRNKYEQFMLEKVINDFLTNFEREAYEKYILNILENKINGSFKNIILFDKKYKFDNKFYWLKETINLIKIFKILFTDKYYISFSLKIYLRFILNHFKSYINNVKTFISFLNNSNCKHGSITTEIVLGADKLNGPNWSPTLTYNSIGFFLSDFLSLRNMLKTHCEINHFIDENNKFYVPPNIGDISIWIFTKILTDYSNAYYEYDYNIDGDFENLCSPLDNKNVDLLNKIENCNEENKLNTGHNMINNFNENKIKDKQLNGIMDECNDSSSESDEDVDFSQLAKENLNNIDILHTLGHDNKNILKKKKKKIKQDLYIYKKNNSKKIINDINCINGFLLTLSKIVENTQNNFQEFFINKMFEICSSFLVYLHSILPIYKMTNKRAPEKPSDNIDKIVLPLMSFKSFYSDTIENVIIEDIISKIVDKINIYYLEKIKTILDVKICEENKKIIKLNLYDAINSGDIPYEEKIQRQLFLDVRHYEEICNNNFKINKNTNASMNKLVNYFETLNKEIKISQTQGKEK; encoded by the exons ATGATAACGGAAAAAGAGGATATGAAAGTGAAGAATGAAAATGAATTGAATCTAGAATACCGAATTTATACGAAACATGAATTGAGTAAAAGTGAAAATATTGTAAAGATTATGAGTAATTCAATGGATTATGTAATACAATGTTGTAAATACAAACCTatagaagaaataaaaaatgatttagaaataatgaaaaaaacaattaataatgatgtaataaaaattttaaataataatagtcaAGAGTTTATGTTATTACCTTCACATTTacataatattgaaaacaTTATCCccgttttaaaaaaagaaataaatatatcaaatatgtatgtaaaaaaattattaaacgaaataaataaaataaataaaaataggaataatatatttatgaataaaataaatatattttatattagaCACATATTAAAGTACAATCTAGAAATCGaacaattattaaataagcTACAAGCATGCATATATacttttgaaaaattaaacttatatatacaacttGTGAATTTTAAAAGGGGTATAGAACAAAATAcaaatgaaattaataacaatttactaaaaagtgaaaaaaataataattcttaTATGATTTACTACCTtagtgaaaaaataataaatttagcAAAAGGAATTTGGAAAATTAAAGCAATGTTAtacaataattataaacgaataaaaaaaatagctaaTACAATGGATGATATGAATATACTAATTCTAAAATATGGAACCTTATCCAATTGCCCAGAcaaaatagtaaatataactcaaaattattcttttcaatatttaaacaattatttgataaatatcAATAATCAAATTGTGAAGTTGTTAGAACAAATTTCTTTTgtcttttttaaaatcgcaaaaaatgtgataattcaaaattttgaagaagactttttttttaatcaatCCATTAATCACATATTAAGTTCATACTATTTGCTGAATtcttttgatatttttattcgCCAATTCCaggatatattttttgttcacACA GATTTTTCTACatatgataaatttttggaatatataaaaattaaaattattgaCAACAAGTTTGTTAACGAAATAAGCAGCCGTCTCGATGAAATAGATCAAAGTATAAACTTTTTCAGAAAAGGAATTGTAGAAAAAATACtagaaattataaaaacacattttaatgatatatttttattaagaTATTGTGATGTGtttattgaaaattatataaaaacattaaattttttaaacgatataaaaaataagagaaataaatatgagcAGTTCATGCTTGAAAAAGTGataaatgattttttaacaaattttgAAAGAGAAgcatatgaaaaatatatattaaatatattagaaaataaaatcaatggaagctttaaaaatattattttatttgataaaaagtataaatttgataataaGTTTTATTGGCTAAAAGAAACTATTAATTtgattaaaatttttaaaatactttttacagataaatattatatatcattttctctaaaaatttatttgcGTTTTATTCTTAACCACTTTAAATCGTATATTAACAATGTGAAAACCTtcatatcatttttaaacaATTCGAATTGCAAACATGGGAGTATTACCACTGAAATTGTATTGGGAGCTGATAAACTTAATGGACCCAATTGGAGCCCAACATTAACATATAATAGCATaggtttttttttatcagaTTTTTTATCTCTTAGAAATATGCTCAAAACACATTGCgaaataaatcattttatcgatgaaaacaataaattttatgtaCCGCCTAATATTGGGGATATATCTATTTGgatatttacaaaaattttaaCTGACTATTCAAATGcatattatgaatatgaTTATAATATAGATGGTGATTTTGAGAACTTATGTTCCCCCttagataataaaaatgtagatcttttgaataaaattgaaaattgtaatgaagaaaacaaattaaatacaggacataatatgataaacaattttaatgaaaataaaatcaaagACAAACAATTGAACGGAATAATGGATGAATGTAACGATAGTAGTAGCGAAAGTGATGAGGATGTCGATTTTTCACAACTAGCCAAAGAGaatttgaataatatagatattttGCATACATTGGGtcatgataataaaaatattttaaaaaaaaaaaaaaaaaaaattaaacaagatttatacatatataaaaaaaataatagtaaaaaaataattaatgatataaattgtataaatggatttttattaacattatcaaaaattgttgaaaatacacaaaacaattttcaagaattctttattaataaaatgtttgAAATATGTTCTAGCTTTTTAGTTTATTTACATTCAATTTTACCTATTTACAAAATGACAAATAAACGg gCCCCTGAAAAGCCAAGTGATAATATTGACAAGATTGTTCTTCCCTTAATGTCTTTCAAAAGTTTTTACAGCGATACAATTGAGAat GTTATAATTGAAGAtattatatcaaaaatcgttgacaaaataaatatatattacctTGAAAAg aTTAAGACAATACTTGACGTCAAAATTTGTGAGgaaaataagaaaattataaagtTGAACTTATATGATGCTATAAat AGTGGCGACATACCATATGAGGAAAAAATACAGAGACAATTATTTTTG GATGTTCGTCATTATGAAGAaatttgtaataataattttaaaataaacaaaaatacaaatgCAAGTATGAATAAGTTGGTAAATTATTTCGAAACACTGAATAaggaaattaaaatatcaCAAACTCaaggaaaagaaaaataa